From a single Rhinolophus ferrumequinum isolate MPI-CBG mRhiFer1 chromosome 15, mRhiFer1_v1.p, whole genome shotgun sequence genomic region:
- the DYRK1B gene encoding dual specificity tyrosine-phosphorylation-regulated kinase 1B isoform X4 — protein sequence MLAARPPHWGPHRAPAPRGPRASPDPGLSGGGSRGAGCEKAPPGRAPAPGLAPLRPSEPTMAVPPGHGPFSGFPGPQEHTQVLPDVRLLPRRLPLAFRDSTSAPLRKLSVDLIKTYKHINEVYYAKKKRRAQQAPPQDSSTKKEKKVLNHGYDDDNHDYIVRSGERWLERYEIDSLIGKGSFGQVVKAYDHQTQELVAIKIIKNKKAFLNQAQIELRLLELMNQHDTEMKYYIVHLKRHFMFRNHLCLVFELLSYNLYDLLRNTHFRGVSLNLTRKLAQQLCTALLFLATPELSIIHCDLKPENILLCNPKRSAIKIVDFGSSCQLGQRIYQYIQSRFYRSPEVLLGTPYDLAIDMWSLGCILVEMHTGEPLFSGSNEVDQMNRIVEVLGIPPAPMLDQAPKARKYFERLPGGVWTLRRTKELRKDYQGPGTRRLQEDLVLRMLEYEPAARISPLGALQHGFFRRTADEATNTGPAGSSASTSPAPLDTCPSSSTASSISSSGGSSGSSSDNRTYRYSNRYCGGPGPPITDCEMNSPQVPPSQPLRPWAGGDVAHKTHQAPASASSLPGAGAQLPPQPRCLGRPPSPTSPPPPELMDVSLVGGPPDCSPLHPAPAPQHPAASALRTRMTGGRPPLPPPDDPTTLGPRLGLRGVPQSTAASS from the exons ATGCTGGCTGCTCGCCCACCCCACTGGGGGCCCCACCGCGCCCCAGCCCCTCGTGGGCCCCGCGCCAGCCCTGACCCGG GTCTCAGCGGCGGTGGCAGCCGAGGTGCAGGATGCGAGAAGGCGCCCCCCGGCCGGGCTCCCGCTCCAGGCCTCGCTCCCCTGCGGCCCTCTGAGCCCACCATGGCCGTTCCACCGGGCCATGGTCCCTTCTCTGGCTTCCCTGGGCCCCAGGAGCACACGCAG GTACTCCCTGATGTGCGGCTCTTGCCGCGGAGGCTCCCCCTGGCCTTCCGGGATTCGACCTCGGCCCCACTGCGCAAGCTCTCCGTGGACCTCATCAAGACCTACAAGCACATCAATgag GTCTACTATGCGAAGAAGAAACGGCGGGCCCAGCAGGCACCCCCTCAGGACTCAAGCaccaagaaggagaagaaggtcCTGAACCACGGTTATGACGACGACAACCATGACTACATTGTGCGCAGTGGCGAGCGCTGGCTGGAGCGCTATGAAATTGACTCACTCATTGGCAAAGGTTCCTTTGGCCAG GTGGTGAAAGCCTACGATCATCAGACCCAGGAGCTGGTGGCCATCAAGATCATCAAGAACAAAAAGGCCTTCCTGAACCAGGCTCAGATTGAGCTACGGCTGCTGGAGCTGATGAACCAGCACGACACGGAGATGAAGTACTACATAG TGCATCTGAAGCGGCACTTCATGTTCCGGAACCACCTGTGCCTGGTGTTCGAACTGCTTTCCTACAACCTGTACGACCTCCTGCGCAACACGCATTTCCGCGGAGTCTCGCTGAACCTGACGCGGAAGCTGGCGCAGCAGCTCTGCACGGCGCTGCTTTTCCTGGCCACGCCAGAGCTCAGCATCATTCACTGCGACCTCAAGCCCGAGAACATCCTGCTCTGCAACCCCAAGCGGAGCGCCATCAAGATCGTGGACTTCGGCAGCTCCTGCCAGCTTGGCCAGCGG ATTTATCAGTACATCCAGAGCCGCTTCTACCGGTCACCTGAGGTGCTCCTGGGCACGCCCTATGACCTGGCCATTGACATGTGGTCCCTGGGCTGCATCCTGGTGGAGATGCACACAGGAGAGCCCCTCTTCAGTGGCTCCAATGAG GTGGACCAGATGAACCGGATTGTGGAGGTGCTGGGCATCCCACCAGCCCCCATGCTGGACCAGGCACCCAAGGCTCGCAAGTACTTTGAACGGCTGCCTGGGGGTGTCTGGACCCTACGAAGGACAAAGGAACTCAGGAAG gATTACCAGGGCCCCGGGACACGGCGGCTGCAGGAG GACCTGGTGCTGCGCATGCTGGAGTATGAGCCCGCTGCCCGCATCAGCCCGCTGGGGGCTCTGCAGCATGGCTTCTTCCGCCGCACGGCTGATGAGGCCACCAACACGGGCCCGGCAGGCAGCAGTGCCTCCACCTCGCCCGCACCCCTCGACACCTGCCCCTCCTCTAGCACCGCCAGCTCCATCTCCAGCTCTG GAGGCTCCAGCGGCTCCTCCAGTGACAACCGGACCTACCGCTACAGCAACCGATATTGTGGGGGCCCTGGGCCCCCCATCACTGACTGTGAGATGAACAGCCCCCAG GTTCCACCCTCGCAACCGCTGCGTCCCTGGGCAGGGGGTGATGTGGCCCACAAGACACATCAGGCCCCTGCCTCCGCCTCGTcactgccaggggctggggcccagTTACCCCCCCAACCCCGATGCCTTGGCCGTCCTCCATCACCAACCTCGCCTCCACCCCCGGAGCTGATGGATGTGAGCCTGGTGGGCGGCCCTCCAGACTGCTCCCCGCTCCACCCAGCACCTGCTCCCCAGCACCCGGCTGCCTCAGCCCTCCGGACTCGGATGACAGGAGGTCgtccacccctcccaccccctgatGACCCTACCACTCTGGGGCCTCGCTTGGGCCTCCGTGGTGTACCCCAGAGCACAGCAGCCAGCTCATga
- the DYRK1B gene encoding dual specificity tyrosine-phosphorylation-regulated kinase 1B isoform X6 — protein sequence MLAARPPHWGPHRAPAPRGPRASPDPGLSGGGSRGAGCEKAPPGRAPAPGLAPLRPSEPTMAVPPGHGPFSGFPGPQEHTQVLPDVRLLPRRLPLAFRDSTSAPLRKLSVDLIKTYKHINEVYYAKKKRRAQQAPPQDSSTKKEKKVLNHGYDDDNHDYIVRSGERWLERYEIDSLIGKGSFGQVVKAYDHQTQELVAIKIIKNKKAFLNQAQIELRLLELMNQHDTEMKYYIVHLKRHFMFRNHLCLVFELLSYNLYDLLRNTHFRGVSLNLTRKLAQQLCTALLFLATPELSIIHCDLKPENILLCNPKRSAIKIVDFGSSCQLGQRIYQYIQSRFYRSPEVLLGTPYDLAIDMWSLGCILVEMHTGEPLFSGSNEVDQMNRIVEVLGIPPAPMLDQAPKARKYFERLPGGVWTLRRTKELRKDLVLRMLEYEPAARISPLGALQHGFFRRTADEATNTGPAGSSASTSPAPLDTCPSSSTASSISSSGGSSGSSSDNRTYRYSNRYCGGPGPPITDCEMNSPQVPPSQPLRPWAGGDVAHKTHQAPASASSLPGAGAQLPPQPRCLGRPPSPTSPPPPELMDVSLVGGPPDCSPLHPAPAPQHPAASALRTRMTGGRPPLPPPDDPTTLGPRLGLRGVPQSTAASS from the exons ATGCTGGCTGCTCGCCCACCCCACTGGGGGCCCCACCGCGCCCCAGCCCCTCGTGGGCCCCGCGCCAGCCCTGACCCGG GTCTCAGCGGCGGTGGCAGCCGAGGTGCAGGATGCGAGAAGGCGCCCCCCGGCCGGGCTCCCGCTCCAGGCCTCGCTCCCCTGCGGCCCTCTGAGCCCACCATGGCCGTTCCACCGGGCCATGGTCCCTTCTCTGGCTTCCCTGGGCCCCAGGAGCACACGCAG GTACTCCCTGATGTGCGGCTCTTGCCGCGGAGGCTCCCCCTGGCCTTCCGGGATTCGACCTCGGCCCCACTGCGCAAGCTCTCCGTGGACCTCATCAAGACCTACAAGCACATCAATgag GTCTACTATGCGAAGAAGAAACGGCGGGCCCAGCAGGCACCCCCTCAGGACTCAAGCaccaagaaggagaagaaggtcCTGAACCACGGTTATGACGACGACAACCATGACTACATTGTGCGCAGTGGCGAGCGCTGGCTGGAGCGCTATGAAATTGACTCACTCATTGGCAAAGGTTCCTTTGGCCAG GTGGTGAAAGCCTACGATCATCAGACCCAGGAGCTGGTGGCCATCAAGATCATCAAGAACAAAAAGGCCTTCCTGAACCAGGCTCAGATTGAGCTACGGCTGCTGGAGCTGATGAACCAGCACGACACGGAGATGAAGTACTACATAG TGCATCTGAAGCGGCACTTCATGTTCCGGAACCACCTGTGCCTGGTGTTCGAACTGCTTTCCTACAACCTGTACGACCTCCTGCGCAACACGCATTTCCGCGGAGTCTCGCTGAACCTGACGCGGAAGCTGGCGCAGCAGCTCTGCACGGCGCTGCTTTTCCTGGCCACGCCAGAGCTCAGCATCATTCACTGCGACCTCAAGCCCGAGAACATCCTGCTCTGCAACCCCAAGCGGAGCGCCATCAAGATCGTGGACTTCGGCAGCTCCTGCCAGCTTGGCCAGCGG ATTTATCAGTACATCCAGAGCCGCTTCTACCGGTCACCTGAGGTGCTCCTGGGCACGCCCTATGACCTGGCCATTGACATGTGGTCCCTGGGCTGCATCCTGGTGGAGATGCACACAGGAGAGCCCCTCTTCAGTGGCTCCAATGAG GTGGACCAGATGAACCGGATTGTGGAGGTGCTGGGCATCCCACCAGCCCCCATGCTGGACCAGGCACCCAAGGCTCGCAAGTACTTTGAACGGCTGCCTGGGGGTGTCTGGACCCTACGAAGGACAAAGGAACTCAGGAAG GACCTGGTGCTGCGCATGCTGGAGTATGAGCCCGCTGCCCGCATCAGCCCGCTGGGGGCTCTGCAGCATGGCTTCTTCCGCCGCACGGCTGATGAGGCCACCAACACGGGCCCGGCAGGCAGCAGTGCCTCCACCTCGCCCGCACCCCTCGACACCTGCCCCTCCTCTAGCACCGCCAGCTCCATCTCCAGCTCTG GAGGCTCCAGCGGCTCCTCCAGTGACAACCGGACCTACCGCTACAGCAACCGATATTGTGGGGGCCCTGGGCCCCCCATCACTGACTGTGAGATGAACAGCCCCCAG GTTCCACCCTCGCAACCGCTGCGTCCCTGGGCAGGGGGTGATGTGGCCCACAAGACACATCAGGCCCCTGCCTCCGCCTCGTcactgccaggggctggggcccagTTACCCCCCCAACCCCGATGCCTTGGCCGTCCTCCATCACCAACCTCGCCTCCACCCCCGGAGCTGATGGATGTGAGCCTGGTGGGCGGCCCTCCAGACTGCTCCCCGCTCCACCCAGCACCTGCTCCCCAGCACCCGGCTGCCTCAGCCCTCCGGACTCGGATGACAGGAGGTCgtccacccctcccaccccctgatGACCCTACCACTCTGGGGCCTCGCTTGGGCCTCCGTGGTGTACCCCAGAGCACAGCAGCCAGCTCATga
- the DYRK1B gene encoding dual specificity tyrosine-phosphorylation-regulated kinase 1B isoform X5, which yields MLAARPPHWGPHRAPAPRGPRASPDPGLSGGGSRGAGCEKAPPGRAPAPGLAPLRPSEPTMAVPPGHGPFSGFPGPQEHTQQVLPDVRLLPRRLPLAFRDSTSAPLRKLSVDLIKTYKHINEVYYAKKKRRAQQAPPQDSSTKKEKKVLNHGYDDDNHDYIVRSGERWLERYEIDSLIGKGSFGQVVKAYDHQTQELVAIKIIKNKKAFLNQAQIELRLLELMNQHDTEMKYYIVHLKRHFMFRNHLCLVFELLSYNLYDLLRNTHFRGVSLNLTRKLAQQLCTALLFLATPELSIIHCDLKPENILLCNPKRSAIKIVDFGSSCQLGQRIYQYIQSRFYRSPEVLLGTPYDLAIDMWSLGCILVEMHTGEPLFSGSNEVDQMNRIVEVLGIPPAPMLDQAPKARKYFERLPGGVWTLRRTKELRKDLVLRMLEYEPAARISPLGALQHGFFRRTADEATNTGPAGSSASTSPAPLDTCPSSSTASSISSSGGSSGSSSDNRTYRYSNRYCGGPGPPITDCEMNSPQVPPSQPLRPWAGGDVAHKTHQAPASASSLPGAGAQLPPQPRCLGRPPSPTSPPPPELMDVSLVGGPPDCSPLHPAPAPQHPAASALRTRMTGGRPPLPPPDDPTTLGPRLGLRGVPQSTAASS from the exons ATGCTGGCTGCTCGCCCACCCCACTGGGGGCCCCACCGCGCCCCAGCCCCTCGTGGGCCCCGCGCCAGCCCTGACCCGG GTCTCAGCGGCGGTGGCAGCCGAGGTGCAGGATGCGAGAAGGCGCCCCCCGGCCGGGCTCCCGCTCCAGGCCTCGCTCCCCTGCGGCCCTCTGAGCCCACCATGGCCGTTCCACCGGGCCATGGTCCCTTCTCTGGCTTCCCTGGGCCCCAGGAGCACACGCAG CAGGTACTCCCTGATGTGCGGCTCTTGCCGCGGAGGCTCCCCCTGGCCTTCCGGGATTCGACCTCGGCCCCACTGCGCAAGCTCTCCGTGGACCTCATCAAGACCTACAAGCACATCAATgag GTCTACTATGCGAAGAAGAAACGGCGGGCCCAGCAGGCACCCCCTCAGGACTCAAGCaccaagaaggagaagaaggtcCTGAACCACGGTTATGACGACGACAACCATGACTACATTGTGCGCAGTGGCGAGCGCTGGCTGGAGCGCTATGAAATTGACTCACTCATTGGCAAAGGTTCCTTTGGCCAG GTGGTGAAAGCCTACGATCATCAGACCCAGGAGCTGGTGGCCATCAAGATCATCAAGAACAAAAAGGCCTTCCTGAACCAGGCTCAGATTGAGCTACGGCTGCTGGAGCTGATGAACCAGCACGACACGGAGATGAAGTACTACATAG TGCATCTGAAGCGGCACTTCATGTTCCGGAACCACCTGTGCCTGGTGTTCGAACTGCTTTCCTACAACCTGTACGACCTCCTGCGCAACACGCATTTCCGCGGAGTCTCGCTGAACCTGACGCGGAAGCTGGCGCAGCAGCTCTGCACGGCGCTGCTTTTCCTGGCCACGCCAGAGCTCAGCATCATTCACTGCGACCTCAAGCCCGAGAACATCCTGCTCTGCAACCCCAAGCGGAGCGCCATCAAGATCGTGGACTTCGGCAGCTCCTGCCAGCTTGGCCAGCGG ATTTATCAGTACATCCAGAGCCGCTTCTACCGGTCACCTGAGGTGCTCCTGGGCACGCCCTATGACCTGGCCATTGACATGTGGTCCCTGGGCTGCATCCTGGTGGAGATGCACACAGGAGAGCCCCTCTTCAGTGGCTCCAATGAG GTGGACCAGATGAACCGGATTGTGGAGGTGCTGGGCATCCCACCAGCCCCCATGCTGGACCAGGCACCCAAGGCTCGCAAGTACTTTGAACGGCTGCCTGGGGGTGTCTGGACCCTACGAAGGACAAAGGAACTCAGGAAG GACCTGGTGCTGCGCATGCTGGAGTATGAGCCCGCTGCCCGCATCAGCCCGCTGGGGGCTCTGCAGCATGGCTTCTTCCGCCGCACGGCTGATGAGGCCACCAACACGGGCCCGGCAGGCAGCAGTGCCTCCACCTCGCCCGCACCCCTCGACACCTGCCCCTCCTCTAGCACCGCCAGCTCCATCTCCAGCTCTG GAGGCTCCAGCGGCTCCTCCAGTGACAACCGGACCTACCGCTACAGCAACCGATATTGTGGGGGCCCTGGGCCCCCCATCACTGACTGTGAGATGAACAGCCCCCAG GTTCCACCCTCGCAACCGCTGCGTCCCTGGGCAGGGGGTGATGTGGCCCACAAGACACATCAGGCCCCTGCCTCCGCCTCGTcactgccaggggctggggcccagTTACCCCCCCAACCCCGATGCCTTGGCCGTCCTCCATCACCAACCTCGCCTCCACCCCCGGAGCTGATGGATGTGAGCCTGGTGGGCGGCCCTCCAGACTGCTCCCCGCTCCACCCAGCACCTGCTCCCCAGCACCCGGCTGCCTCAGCCCTCCGGACTCGGATGACAGGAGGTCgtccacccctcccaccccctgatGACCCTACCACTCTGGGGCCTCGCTTGGGCCTCCGTGGTGTACCCCAGAGCACAGCAGCCAGCTCATga
- the DYRK1B gene encoding dual specificity tyrosine-phosphorylation-regulated kinase 1B isoform X10, which translates to MAVPPGHGPFSGFPGPQEHTQVLPDVRLLPRRLPLAFRDSTSAPLRKLSVDLIKTYKHINEVYYAKKKRRAQQAPPQDSSTKKEKKVLNHGYDDDNHDYIVRSGERWLERYEIDSLIGKGSFGQVVKAYDHQTQELVAIKIIKNKKAFLNQAQIELRLLELMNQHDTEMKYYIVHLKRHFMFRNHLCLVFELLSYNLYDLLRNTHFRGVSLNLTRKLAQQLCTALLFLATPELSIIHCDLKPENILLCNPKRSAIKIVDFGSSCQLGQRIYQYIQSRFYRSPEVLLGTPYDLAIDMWSLGCILVEMHTGEPLFSGSNEVDQMNRIVEVLGIPPAPMLDQAPKARKYFERLPGGVWTLRRTKELRKDYQGPGTRRLQEDLVLRMLEYEPAARISPLGALQHGFFRRTADEATNTGPAGSSASTSPAPLDTCPSSSTASSISSSGGSSGSSSDNRTYRYSNRYCGGPGPPITDCEMNSPQVPPSQPLRPWAGGDVAHKTHQAPASASSLPGAGAQLPPQPRCLGRPPSPTSPPPPELMDVSLVGGPPDCSPLHPAPAPQHPAASALRTRMTGGRPPLPPPDDPTTLGPRLGLRGVPQSTAASS; encoded by the exons ATGGCCGTTCCACCGGGCCATGGTCCCTTCTCTGGCTTCCCTGGGCCCCAGGAGCACACGCAG GTACTCCCTGATGTGCGGCTCTTGCCGCGGAGGCTCCCCCTGGCCTTCCGGGATTCGACCTCGGCCCCACTGCGCAAGCTCTCCGTGGACCTCATCAAGACCTACAAGCACATCAATgag GTCTACTATGCGAAGAAGAAACGGCGGGCCCAGCAGGCACCCCCTCAGGACTCAAGCaccaagaaggagaagaaggtcCTGAACCACGGTTATGACGACGACAACCATGACTACATTGTGCGCAGTGGCGAGCGCTGGCTGGAGCGCTATGAAATTGACTCACTCATTGGCAAAGGTTCCTTTGGCCAG GTGGTGAAAGCCTACGATCATCAGACCCAGGAGCTGGTGGCCATCAAGATCATCAAGAACAAAAAGGCCTTCCTGAACCAGGCTCAGATTGAGCTACGGCTGCTGGAGCTGATGAACCAGCACGACACGGAGATGAAGTACTACATAG TGCATCTGAAGCGGCACTTCATGTTCCGGAACCACCTGTGCCTGGTGTTCGAACTGCTTTCCTACAACCTGTACGACCTCCTGCGCAACACGCATTTCCGCGGAGTCTCGCTGAACCTGACGCGGAAGCTGGCGCAGCAGCTCTGCACGGCGCTGCTTTTCCTGGCCACGCCAGAGCTCAGCATCATTCACTGCGACCTCAAGCCCGAGAACATCCTGCTCTGCAACCCCAAGCGGAGCGCCATCAAGATCGTGGACTTCGGCAGCTCCTGCCAGCTTGGCCAGCGG ATTTATCAGTACATCCAGAGCCGCTTCTACCGGTCACCTGAGGTGCTCCTGGGCACGCCCTATGACCTGGCCATTGACATGTGGTCCCTGGGCTGCATCCTGGTGGAGATGCACACAGGAGAGCCCCTCTTCAGTGGCTCCAATGAG GTGGACCAGATGAACCGGATTGTGGAGGTGCTGGGCATCCCACCAGCCCCCATGCTGGACCAGGCACCCAAGGCTCGCAAGTACTTTGAACGGCTGCCTGGGGGTGTCTGGACCCTACGAAGGACAAAGGAACTCAGGAAG gATTACCAGGGCCCCGGGACACGGCGGCTGCAGGAG GACCTGGTGCTGCGCATGCTGGAGTATGAGCCCGCTGCCCGCATCAGCCCGCTGGGGGCTCTGCAGCATGGCTTCTTCCGCCGCACGGCTGATGAGGCCACCAACACGGGCCCGGCAGGCAGCAGTGCCTCCACCTCGCCCGCACCCCTCGACACCTGCCCCTCCTCTAGCACCGCCAGCTCCATCTCCAGCTCTG GAGGCTCCAGCGGCTCCTCCAGTGACAACCGGACCTACCGCTACAGCAACCGATATTGTGGGGGCCCTGGGCCCCCCATCACTGACTGTGAGATGAACAGCCCCCAG GTTCCACCCTCGCAACCGCTGCGTCCCTGGGCAGGGGGTGATGTGGCCCACAAGACACATCAGGCCCCTGCCTCCGCCTCGTcactgccaggggctggggcccagTTACCCCCCCAACCCCGATGCCTTGGCCGTCCTCCATCACCAACCTCGCCTCCACCCCCGGAGCTGATGGATGTGAGCCTGGTGGGCGGCCCTCCAGACTGCTCCCCGCTCCACCCAGCACCTGCTCCCCAGCACCCGGCTGCCTCAGCCCTCCGGACTCGGATGACAGGAGGTCgtccacccctcccaccccctgatGACCCTACCACTCTGGGGCCTCGCTTGGGCCTCCGTGGTGTACCCCAGAGCACAGCAGCCAGCTCATga
- the DYRK1B gene encoding dual specificity tyrosine-phosphorylation-regulated kinase 1B isoform X11: MAVPPGHGPFSGFPGPQEHTQVLPDVRLLPRRLPLAFRDSTSAPLRKLSVDLIKTYKHINEVYYAKKKRRAQQAPPQDSSTKKEKKVLNHGYDDDNHDYIVRSGERWLERYEIDSLIGKGSFGQVVKAYDHQTQELVAIKIIKNKKAFLNQAQIELRLLELMNQHDTEMKYYIVHLKRHFMFRNHLCLVFELLSYNLYDLLRNTHFRGVSLNLTRKLAQQLCTALLFLATPELSIIHCDLKPENILLCNPKRSAIKIVDFGSSCQLGQRIYQYIQSRFYRSPEVLLGTPYDLAIDMWSLGCILVEMHTGEPLFSGSNEVDQMNRIVEVLGIPPAPMLDQAPKARKYFERLPGGVWTLRRTKELRKDLVLRMLEYEPAARISPLGALQHGFFRRTADEATNTGPAGSSASTSPAPLDTCPSSSTASSISSSGGSSGSSSDNRTYRYSNRYCGGPGPPITDCEMNSPQVPPSQPLRPWAGGDVAHKTHQAPASASSLPGAGAQLPPQPRCLGRPPSPTSPPPPELMDVSLVGGPPDCSPLHPAPAPQHPAASALRTRMTGGRPPLPPPDDPTTLGPRLGLRGVPQSTAASS, from the exons ATGGCCGTTCCACCGGGCCATGGTCCCTTCTCTGGCTTCCCTGGGCCCCAGGAGCACACGCAG GTACTCCCTGATGTGCGGCTCTTGCCGCGGAGGCTCCCCCTGGCCTTCCGGGATTCGACCTCGGCCCCACTGCGCAAGCTCTCCGTGGACCTCATCAAGACCTACAAGCACATCAATgag GTCTACTATGCGAAGAAGAAACGGCGGGCCCAGCAGGCACCCCCTCAGGACTCAAGCaccaagaaggagaagaaggtcCTGAACCACGGTTATGACGACGACAACCATGACTACATTGTGCGCAGTGGCGAGCGCTGGCTGGAGCGCTATGAAATTGACTCACTCATTGGCAAAGGTTCCTTTGGCCAG GTGGTGAAAGCCTACGATCATCAGACCCAGGAGCTGGTGGCCATCAAGATCATCAAGAACAAAAAGGCCTTCCTGAACCAGGCTCAGATTGAGCTACGGCTGCTGGAGCTGATGAACCAGCACGACACGGAGATGAAGTACTACATAG TGCATCTGAAGCGGCACTTCATGTTCCGGAACCACCTGTGCCTGGTGTTCGAACTGCTTTCCTACAACCTGTACGACCTCCTGCGCAACACGCATTTCCGCGGAGTCTCGCTGAACCTGACGCGGAAGCTGGCGCAGCAGCTCTGCACGGCGCTGCTTTTCCTGGCCACGCCAGAGCTCAGCATCATTCACTGCGACCTCAAGCCCGAGAACATCCTGCTCTGCAACCCCAAGCGGAGCGCCATCAAGATCGTGGACTTCGGCAGCTCCTGCCAGCTTGGCCAGCGG ATTTATCAGTACATCCAGAGCCGCTTCTACCGGTCACCTGAGGTGCTCCTGGGCACGCCCTATGACCTGGCCATTGACATGTGGTCCCTGGGCTGCATCCTGGTGGAGATGCACACAGGAGAGCCCCTCTTCAGTGGCTCCAATGAG GTGGACCAGATGAACCGGATTGTGGAGGTGCTGGGCATCCCACCAGCCCCCATGCTGGACCAGGCACCCAAGGCTCGCAAGTACTTTGAACGGCTGCCTGGGGGTGTCTGGACCCTACGAAGGACAAAGGAACTCAGGAAG GACCTGGTGCTGCGCATGCTGGAGTATGAGCCCGCTGCCCGCATCAGCCCGCTGGGGGCTCTGCAGCATGGCTTCTTCCGCCGCACGGCTGATGAGGCCACCAACACGGGCCCGGCAGGCAGCAGTGCCTCCACCTCGCCCGCACCCCTCGACACCTGCCCCTCCTCTAGCACCGCCAGCTCCATCTCCAGCTCTG GAGGCTCCAGCGGCTCCTCCAGTGACAACCGGACCTACCGCTACAGCAACCGATATTGTGGGGGCCCTGGGCCCCCCATCACTGACTGTGAGATGAACAGCCCCCAG GTTCCACCCTCGCAACCGCTGCGTCCCTGGGCAGGGGGTGATGTGGCCCACAAGACACATCAGGCCCCTGCCTCCGCCTCGTcactgccaggggctggggcccagTTACCCCCCCAACCCCGATGCCTTGGCCGTCCTCCATCACCAACCTCGCCTCCACCCCCGGAGCTGATGGATGTGAGCCTGGTGGGCGGCCCTCCAGACTGCTCCCCGCTCCACCCAGCACCTGCTCCCCAGCACCCGGCTGCCTCAGCCCTCCGGACTCGGATGACAGGAGGTCgtccacccctcccaccccctgatGACCCTACCACTCTGGGGCCTCGCTTGGGCCTCCGTGGTGTACCCCAGAGCACAGCAGCCAGCTCATga